A region from the Falco cherrug isolate bFalChe1 chromosome 17, bFalChe1.pri, whole genome shotgun sequence genome encodes:
- the POU2AF3 gene encoding POU class 2 homeobox associating factor 3 gives SVFPHILSGKPKVYQGVRVKITVKELLQQRRARQAATGPAVSKTLSVCALSLFSRSFFFFFAKTVISGPRRLPRSERGRLLRMGEKNICAGCPLWRQILNNLLLSGLPSLLAPFDAEPISSVPNYCPSWQLSNCLSCEESPSYLEQLVDSCLQADASLDPAFGAFQPSSHYTPDTFQPVPLCFSQSLTTVSPDILEAVVFAVTGGVALH, from the exons AGTGTTTTTCCACACATTCTTTCAGGAAAGCCTAAGGTGTATCAAGGTGTTCGAGTAAAGATCACAGTGAAGGAGTTACTGCAGCAGAGAAGAGCACGACAAGCAGCAACCGGTCCAGCGGTAAGTAAAACTCTTTCGGTGTGTGCTTTGTCTCTTTTCTCtcggtcttttttttttttttttgccaaaactGTAATCTCTGGGCCAAGGAGGCTGCCCAGGTCGGAGCGTGGCAGGTTGCTGAGGATGGGGGAGAAGAACATTTGTGCAGG CTGCCCTTTATGGAGACAGATTCTGAATAACCTGCTGCTGTCTGGTTTACCTTCTCTCCTAGCACCTTTTGATGCAGAACCCATCTCTTCTGTTCCCAACTATTGCCCATCGTGGCAGCTTTCAAATTGCCTCTCCTGCGAAGAAAGCCCTAGCTacctggagcagctggtggATTCCTGTCTGCAGGCAGACGCGTCCTTAGACCCAGCCTTCGGTGCTTTCCAGCCATCCTCACACTACACGCCAGACACCTTCCAGCCGGTCCCGCTGTGCTTCAGCCAGAGCCTG acCACTGTTTCCCCCGATATTCTGGAGGCGGTGGTGTTTGCAGTCACTGGTGGCGTTGCTCTGCATTAA